In one window of Thermoplasmata archaeon DNA:
- a CDS encoding sulfurtransferase TusA family protein has product MAASASQRMILDARGSFCPGPLMELIRGIKQAKVGEELEVWSSDQGSRKDIPFWIQKAGHQLLGVVEEPGYARFIVKKLK; this is encoded by the coding sequence ATGGCGGCATCCGCAAGCCAGCGCATGATCCTCGATGCACGCGGATCCTTCTGCCCGGGTCCGCTCATGGAGCTCATTCGCGGGATCAAGCAGGCCAAGGTCGGCGAGGAGCTCGAGGTCTGGTCCTCGGACCAGGGGTCCCGAAAGGACATCCCGTTTTGGATTCAGAAGGCGGGCCACCAACTCCTGGGCGTCGTCGAGGAGCCCGGCTACGCGCGGTTCATCGTGAAGAAGCTCAAGTGA
- a CDS encoding NUDIX domain-containing protein, which yields MGLPMPGDGPFLWIRDQSSPLGFWHAPEGGMCVNAFLFVRRGSTILLGKYADHPMWDELAGLDAGRRQRFGMGWTVPGTHLKFGEEPRAAARRIGEEVLQAKGLVYEEPRVESDTYPAAFAGGKLHYDLWFFFDARPPESWEAKAPPWYAELSWQDPAALPPSVYGRSHEDVVARWLQTRRPG from the coding sequence ATGGGGCTCCCCATGCCAGGCGACGGACCGTTTCTCTGGATCCGCGACCAGTCCTCGCCCCTGGGGTTCTGGCACGCCCCGGAGGGCGGGATGTGCGTGAACGCGTTCCTGTTCGTGCGGCGCGGTTCCACGATCCTCCTCGGCAAGTACGCGGACCATCCCATGTGGGACGAGCTTGCCGGACTCGATGCCGGGCGCCGCCAGCGGTTCGGCATGGGCTGGACCGTCCCGGGCACCCACCTCAAGTTCGGCGAGGAGCCGCGCGCGGCGGCTCGCCGGATCGGGGAGGAAGTCCTCCAAGCCAAGGGCCTCGTGTATGAGGAACCCCGCGTGGAATCCGACACGTATCCCGCGGCGTTCGCCGGCGGCAAGCTGCACTACGACCTCTGGTTCTTCTTCGATGCCAGGCCGCCCGAATCGTGGGAGGCGAAGGCGCCGCCGTGGTATGCGGAACTATCCTGGCAGGATCCCGCGGCGCTGCCGCCGTCCGTGTACGGGCGCTCCCACGAGGACGTCGTGGCACGATGGCTGCAGACTCGACGACCGGGCTAG
- a CDS encoding Rieske 2Fe-2S domain-containing protein, with product MAFQKAIKESEIPDGKVGKAKVGKKEFAIIHVGQAFYCVDGICTHEGGPLGEGSLDDGKLVCPWHDGRYDYKTGEADPETDWVTDVKSYKTKVEGGFLWIDF from the coding sequence ATGGCGTTCCAGAAAGCAATCAAGGAGTCCGAGATCCCCGACGGGAAGGTCGGGAAGGCGAAGGTCGGGAAGAAGGAGTTCGCGATCATCCACGTTGGGCAGGCCTTCTACTGCGTCGACGGGATCTGCACCCATGAGGGCGGCCCCCTCGGGGAGGGCAGCCTCGACGACGGGAAGCTCGTGTGCCCCTGGCACGACGGGCGGTACGACTACAAGACGGGGGAGGCGGACCCGGAAACGGACTGGGTCACGGACGTGAAGTCGTACAAGACGAAGGTCGAAGGCGGTTTTCTCTGGATCGACTTCTAG
- a CDS encoding FAD-binding oxidoreductase yields MRLKADAVIVGGGVIGTSVAFHLAKLGMRDTVLLEQAHLAAGSTGRSVGIIETNYALEVDVALAKAGYDEFSRFADVTGGTADFHRRAYLETVANPAQEGHLERAAEVGRAHGVRVRLVGPDEIRAVFPELCVDDVSRGLLSEDAGFCDPHGVASSYAAAAQRLGVEVATKTAAERLLVDHRQVRGVQTSGGDITAPVVVNATGPWCNDLLAPLGIRLPIARWQRQIFVTSPHPEIPNDRPMYIDLPGRFYFRQELDGGFVLGLVEDDPARDSELANPETDWEFKTRAVAAAIHRVPKLAATSIANAWSGVVTFTPDQLPILGPVQEAAGLYLANGMSGYGVMISPGVGQALAELIAHGESKTIDVSGLTYDRFRGKKVVKGAGLWLSGP; encoded by the coding sequence ATGCGGCTCAAGGCGGATGCGGTCATCGTCGGAGGCGGCGTCATCGGGACGAGCGTCGCGTTCCACCTGGCCAAGCTCGGCATGCGGGACACCGTCCTGCTCGAGCAAGCTCACCTCGCTGCGGGTTCGACGGGACGTAGCGTGGGGATCATCGAGACGAACTATGCGCTCGAGGTCGACGTGGCCCTGGCAAAGGCGGGCTACGACGAGTTCAGCCGATTCGCCGACGTGACGGGAGGCACGGCGGATTTCCATCGCCGCGCATACCTCGAGACCGTGGCGAATCCGGCGCAGGAAGGTCATCTGGAGCGTGCGGCCGAGGTCGGCCGCGCGCACGGCGTTCGCGTGAGGCTCGTGGGCCCCGACGAGATCCGTGCGGTGTTCCCCGAGCTGTGCGTGGACGATGTCAGCCGCGGCCTGCTCTCCGAGGACGCAGGGTTCTGCGACCCGCACGGCGTCGCGAGCAGCTACGCTGCGGCGGCCCAGCGCCTTGGGGTCGAGGTCGCCACCAAGACGGCTGCGGAACGCCTGCTGGTCGACCACCGTCAAGTCCGCGGCGTGCAGACATCCGGTGGCGACATCACCGCCCCCGTGGTCGTCAACGCAACTGGGCCGTGGTGCAACGATCTGCTCGCACCCCTGGGCATCCGCCTCCCGATTGCCCGGTGGCAGCGCCAGATCTTCGTGACCTCCCCGCATCCGGAGATCCCGAACGACCGCCCCATGTACATCGACCTTCCCGGTCGTTTCTACTTCCGCCAGGAGCTGGACGGGGGATTTGTCCTAGGTCTCGTTGAGGATGACCCCGCCCGCGACTCCGAGCTCGCGAACCCGGAGACGGATTGGGAGTTCAAGACCCGGGCGGTCGCGGCGGCCATCCACCGCGTCCCCAAGCTCGCAGCGACATCGATCGCGAACGCATGGTCCGGAGTCGTGACGTTCACGCCGGACCAGCTTCCAATCCTCGGTCCGGTGCAGGAGGCCGCGGGGCTCTACCTCGCGAACGGGATGTCCGGGTACGGCGTGATGATCAGCCCGGGTGTAGGCCAGGCGCTCGCGGAGCTGATCGCGCACGGCGAGTCGAAGACCATCGATGTCTCCGGGCTCACCTACGACCGCTTCCGCGGCAAGAAGGTCGTCAAGGGCGCGGGACTCTGGCTCAGCGGACCGTAG
- a CDS encoding SDR family oxidoreductase, whose translation MSAATPPVALVTGASSGIGRATALLLARSGYRVFATVRSDAGERSLAAGIGTLPVEILRLDLADEAGVSQVARTVTQRAGRIDLLVNNAGYAKLGAVEDLPRAALRHQFEVNVFGAIQLCREVLPKMRAQGSGRIVNVSSLAGKVSVPLTGAYCASKFALEAFSDALRAEVKPAGIRVILVEPGPVATNFNRLARDESRAVLESPSVFRAAYERLRHPAAERGAASPERVARVILRTARARHPRSRYRVRVRETLEAGAVSVIPRGALDWIMIRFMGGRGARQT comes from the coding sequence GTGTCCGCCGCCACGCCGCCGGTCGCCCTGGTCACCGGCGCCTCCTCGGGAATCGGTCGTGCGACCGCCCTCCTCTTGGCCCGCTCGGGCTACCGGGTCTTCGCGACCGTGCGGTCGGACGCGGGAGAGCGCTCCCTGGCTGCCGGGATCGGCACGCTCCCCGTCGAGATCCTCCGGTTGGACCTCGCCGACGAGGCCGGCGTCTCCCAAGTCGCGCGGACCGTGACCCAACGCGCAGGCCGCATCGACCTCCTCGTGAACAACGCGGGGTACGCGAAGCTGGGAGCCGTCGAGGATCTGCCGCGGGCCGCACTCCGCCATCAGTTCGAGGTCAATGTGTTCGGCGCCATCCAGCTCTGCCGCGAGGTCCTGCCGAAGATGCGCGCCCAGGGATCGGGGAGGATCGTGAACGTGAGTTCCCTCGCCGGGAAGGTGAGCGTCCCCTTGACGGGCGCGTACTGCGCTTCGAAGTTCGCGCTGGAAGCGTTCAGCGACGCGTTGCGCGCGGAGGTCAAGCCCGCCGGCATCCGCGTGATCCTCGTCGAGCCCGGCCCCGTCGCGACCAACTTCAATCGCCTGGCGAGGGACGAGAGCCGAGCCGTCCTCGAGTCTCCCAGCGTGTTCCGTGCCGCGTACGAACGCCTGCGGCACCCCGCGGCGGAGCGGGGAGCCGCGTCCCCCGAACGGGTCGCCCGCGTCATTCTCCGCACGGCCCGGGCCCGTCACCCCCGCTCGCGGTACCGCGTTCGCGTGCGGGAAACCCTGGAGGCGGGTGCGGTCTCCGTGATCCCTCGGGGCGCGTTGGACTGGATCATGATCCGGTTCATGGGCGGGCGCGGAGCGCGGCAAACGTAG
- a CDS encoding metalloregulator ArsR/SmtB family transcription factor, producing the protein MEPPDESFFEIKARVISVLANPKRLQIVEILGKSERTVSQLAAELETAQATTSQHLAVMRKTGVVETRKDGNFVYYRLADPKIAEACAVMSRAILDLLMSQQEKLRPVLAVAQRHGGST; encoded by the coding sequence ATGGAGCCGCCGGACGAGTCCTTCTTCGAGATCAAGGCGCGCGTCATCTCCGTCCTCGCGAACCCCAAGCGGCTCCAGATCGTCGAAATCCTCGGGAAGTCCGAGCGGACCGTGTCCCAGCTGGCCGCGGAGCTCGAGACGGCCCAGGCCACGACCTCGCAGCACCTGGCGGTGATGCGGAAGACGGGCGTCGTGGAGACGCGCAAGGACGGCAACTTCGTCTACTACCGCCTCGCCGACCCCAAGATCGCCGAGGCGTGCGCGGTCATGAGCCGCGCGATCCTGGATCTGCTCATGAGCCAGCAGGAGAAGCTGCGGCCCGTCCTGGCCGTCGCACAACGTCACGGTGGGAGCACCTGA
- a CDS encoding VOC family protein: MPMEFGSVAVVVSDGKKSAQWYKEKLGFEIRDNMDHWITVAPKGSKLVIHLCEGDELEPGNTGFGFYAKDVKKEEDALRKKGVEFALPTTKQPWGTRAAFKDPDGNEFWILEA; the protein is encoded by the coding sequence ATGCCCATGGAATTCGGATCGGTCGCAGTCGTCGTCTCCGACGGCAAGAAGTCCGCGCAGTGGTACAAGGAGAAGCTCGGGTTCGAGATCCGGGACAACATGGATCACTGGATCACGGTCGCCCCGAAGGGCTCCAAGCTCGTGATCCATCTGTGCGAGGGCGACGAGCTCGAGCCCGGGAACACGGGGTTCGGGTTCTACGCGAAGGACGTGAAGAAGGAGGAGGATGCCCTCCGCAAGAAGGGCGTCGAGTTCGCTCTGCCCACGACGAAGCAGCCCTGGGGAACCCGGGCGGCGTTCAAGGATCCCGATGGGAACGAGTTCTGGATCCTCGAAGCGTGA
- a CDS encoding DsrE/DsrF/DrsH-like family protein, whose protein sequence is MQDRLSLVVFSGTVDKLYPVAIMASGGVALGKQVEIFVTFYGLEAFRTGNPQKNMKMDVNYPEVGPMMMKVMMAKKMPSWYDMLRQAKEMGDVKIHACATTYDLMDMKKTDLDPIVDDVIGVTEFLSKASEGGITLFL, encoded by the coding sequence ATGCAAGACCGGCTGTCGCTCGTGGTCTTCAGCGGGACCGTGGACAAGCTGTACCCCGTGGCCATCATGGCATCCGGGGGCGTCGCGTTGGGAAAGCAGGTTGAGATTTTCGTGACCTTCTACGGCCTCGAGGCGTTCCGCACGGGGAACCCGCAGAAGAACATGAAGATGGACGTGAACTACCCGGAGGTCGGGCCCATGATGATGAAGGTCATGATGGCCAAGAAGATGCCCTCCTGGTACGACATGCTCCGCCAGGCCAAGGAGATGGGCGACGTGAAGATCCATGCGTGCGCCACGACCTACGACCTCATGGACATGAAGAAGACCGACCTCGACCCCATCGTCGACGACGTGATCGGCGTGACGGAGTTCCTGAGCAAGGCGTCCGAGGGCGGCATCACGCTCTTCCTGTGA
- a CDS encoding MBL fold metallo-hydrolase, protein MEVLKGVHLIDSYANTYVLVDDRLVLIDTSSEPDAKAILTYLGKAKIQLKDIATIFITHVHPDHVSGLARIKRDATGAKVAASRIEADFISKKRTYDGPPGAQHQKHPGTPVDVAVEDGQTHDGLRIIYTPGHTRGSISLLDESRSLLIAGDAANNENGLGPMDDRYNIDPRQHRESIKRLATFRFEHAVFGHGKPITGGASAQFAALAKRL, encoded by the coding sequence ATGGAGGTCCTCAAGGGCGTGCATCTCATCGACAGCTACGCGAACACGTACGTGCTCGTCGATGACCGACTCGTCCTGATCGACACGAGCTCGGAACCCGATGCGAAGGCGATCCTGACCTACCTGGGCAAGGCGAAGATCCAACTCAAGGACATCGCCACGATCTTCATCACCCATGTGCACCCGGACCACGTGAGCGGATTAGCCCGAATCAAGCGTGACGCGACCGGCGCGAAGGTCGCCGCCTCCCGGATCGAGGCGGACTTCATCTCCAAGAAGCGGACCTACGACGGGCCGCCGGGCGCCCAGCACCAGAAGCACCCGGGAACGCCCGTGGACGTGGCGGTCGAGGACGGCCAGACCCACGACGGCCTCCGCATCATCTACACCCCCGGACACACGCGCGGCAGCATCTCGCTGCTCGACGAATCGCGTTCCCTCCTCATCGCGGGGGACGCCGCGAACAACGAGAACGGCTTGGGTCCCATGGACGACCGGTACAACATCGATCCCCGCCAGCACCGGGAGTCGATCAAGCGGCTGGCCACGTTCCGGTTCGAGCATGCGGTCTTCGGCCACGGCAAGCCGATCACAGGCGGTGCGTCGGCCCAGTTTGCGGCGCTCGCCAAGCGCCTCTGA
- a CDS encoding S8 family serine peptidase gives MQVTDALRSLLRLTVALALVVSVLVSFAAPLVVQAATASPPVRTNIPLHAEFTPNDPLFKLQWGLNAIDAPTAWNVGLGSHNIVVAVVDTGVWYTDTDLAPNMWNNTDGSHGWNFILNNNDPMDSDAASNTYHGTGVAGVIGAVINNNDYIAGVANTGLMALEALGPNGEGTSYNTSLAIRWAADHGARVINLSLGTNTTLVGPTDIQLAIDYAWSKGALIVAAAGNSGSSTLDYPASLPNVVSVAAVTQSLARAPFSNYGTGLSMGAPGYQILTLCPSSCGGTHLLDGTSLAAPFVSGVAALVLADDPSLTNVELWNVLNRTAVPQGTAGYNTGYGWGVVNAWNAINALNKPFISVNSFPKSVSKGSAFAIDWSIIGPAGLPVTDTHVVYGPDAGSLNSSTPIQTGTTRQAYSATDVVMPQAGSGLSFKIVAAVNGTQYESPVQTVIASNLPNFLFVLYQFLASNLLYLALFILALAAVVAFVPQRRARARRTAMYRQQTVLPPTSRYSAPPPGPPPGPPSPVYPQTVQSPAAASQPPPVEFVRPSAPPPPAPARPAPPAAMAAKKRCSNCGTLVNADNMFCFYCGSPLR, from the coding sequence TTGCAGGTTACCGACGCTCTGCGCTCCCTCCTCCGACTCACGGTCGCGTTAGCCCTCGTCGTCTCCGTCCTCGTTTCTTTCGCGGCTCCCCTGGTCGTGCAGGCCGCCACCGCATCGCCGCCGGTCCGGACGAACATTCCCCTGCACGCGGAGTTCACCCCGAACGACCCCTTGTTCAAGCTGCAATGGGGTCTCAACGCGATCGACGCACCCACCGCATGGAACGTGGGCCTGGGCAGCCACAATATAGTCGTCGCGGTCGTGGACACCGGCGTCTGGTACACGGACACCGATCTGGCCCCGAACATGTGGAACAACACGGACGGGTCCCATGGATGGAACTTCATCCTGAACAACAACGACCCCATGGATTCGGACGCAGCGTCGAACACGTACCACGGGACAGGCGTCGCCGGCGTGATCGGTGCCGTGATCAACAACAACGACTACATCGCAGGCGTGGCCAACACGGGTCTCATGGCCCTGGAGGCGCTAGGCCCGAACGGCGAAGGGACCTCGTACAACACGTCTCTCGCGATTCGGTGGGCGGCGGACCACGGCGCGCGCGTCATCAACCTCTCGCTGGGGACCAACACGACGCTCGTCGGACCGACGGACATCCAGCTCGCGATCGACTACGCCTGGAGCAAGGGCGCCCTGATCGTCGCGGCGGCGGGTAACTCGGGCAGCTCGACCCTCGATTATCCCGCCTCGCTCCCGAACGTGGTGTCCGTCGCCGCGGTGACCCAGAGCCTCGCAAGGGCTCCCTTCTCGAACTACGGGACGGGACTCTCCATGGGCGCTCCGGGCTACCAGATCCTGACCCTCTGCCCGAGCTCCTGCGGAGGCACGCACCTCCTGGACGGGACGTCCCTGGCCGCGCCCTTCGTCAGCGGAGTCGCAGCCCTCGTCCTCGCCGACGACCCGAGCCTCACGAACGTGGAACTCTGGAACGTCCTGAACCGTACCGCCGTCCCTCAGGGAACTGCGGGCTACAACACGGGGTACGGCTGGGGCGTCGTGAACGCCTGGAACGCAATCAACGCCCTGAACAAGCCGTTCATCTCCGTAAACAGCTTCCCCAAGAGCGTCTCGAAAGGCTCCGCGTTCGCAATCGACTGGTCCATCATCGGACCCGCGGGCCTCCCGGTCACGGACACCCACGTGGTCTACGGCCCGGACGCCGGCTCCCTGAACTCCTCGACCCCGATCCAGACGGGCACCACCCGCCAGGCCTACAGCGCCACGGACGTCGTGATGCCCCAGGCCGGGTCCGGCCTCTCGTTCAAGATCGTGGCGGCCGTGAACGGCACCCAGTACGAGTCGCCCGTGCAGACAGTCATCGCCTCGAACCTTCCGAACTTCCTGTTCGTCCTGTACCAGTTCCTCGCGTCGAACCTCCTGTACCTCGCCTTGTTCATCCTCGCGCTGGCGGCCGTCGTCGCATTCGTTCCCCAGCGCCGGGCCCGGGCGCGCCGGACCGCGATGTACCGCCAGCAGACCGTCCTTCCTCCCACGTCCCGGTACTCGGCACCCCCGCCAGGCCCGCCTCCCGGCCCTCCCAGTCCGGTCTACCCGCAGACCGTGCAGAGTCCGGCCGCGGCAAGCCAGCCGCCTCCCGTCGAATTCGTGAGGCCCAGCGCACCCCCGCCCCCCGCACCGGCCCGGCCCGCGCCTCCCGCAGCGATGGCGGCCAAGAAGCGCTGCTCGAATTGCGGGACCCTGGTCAACGCGGACAACATGTTCTGCTTCTATTGCGGCAGCCCCCTCCGGTGA
- a CDS encoding FAD/NAD(P)-binding oxidoreductase — MKKVVILGGGVGGTIVANLLAKKLLPDEAEITVVDKTGKHVYQPGFVYVAFEHQKPRKLVRDERKLLRKRVKLVLGEAVKIDAEGRKVTLADGAVLDYDRLVVALGARLTPNELPGYQETAQHFYSLEGAAKLHDALESFQGGKVVVTVASVPYKCPPAPSEAACQLDYYFTKRGIRDKVDIHFLSPLSRVFPLEPVNPVVEQVFAKHHIRSTIFFNTESIDTEKKTVNSIEGESIPFDLLIMVPPHRGAKVVEDSGLGDRGGWLPTDKFTLRTKAHSDIFALGDCTDVPVSKSGAAAHFQAKVIAQSIVADLRGEPATAKYDGHVMCYCDAGYHKGISMSFDYEHPPVPPPLGLKDWMGKRFLNRAYWLLVPAGRV, encoded by the coding sequence ATGAAGAAGGTTGTGATCCTGGGCGGCGGGGTCGGCGGCACGATCGTCGCCAACCTGCTCGCGAAGAAGCTGCTCCCCGACGAAGCCGAGATCACGGTTGTGGACAAGACCGGCAAGCACGTGTACCAACCGGGCTTCGTCTACGTGGCCTTCGAGCACCAGAAACCCAGGAAGCTCGTCCGGGACGAACGAAAGCTGCTCAGGAAGCGGGTGAAGCTCGTCCTCGGCGAGGCCGTGAAGATCGACGCGGAGGGCCGCAAGGTCACCCTCGCCGACGGCGCGGTCCTGGACTACGACCGCCTTGTCGTCGCCCTCGGCGCGCGCCTCACGCCCAACGAACTTCCCGGCTACCAGGAGACCGCCCAGCACTTCTACAGCCTCGAGGGCGCGGCGAAGCTCCACGACGCCCTGGAGAGCTTCCAGGGCGGCAAGGTCGTCGTCACCGTGGCCAGCGTGCCGTACAAGTGCCCGCCCGCACCCTCGGAAGCCGCGTGCCAGCTGGACTACTACTTCACGAAGCGCGGCATCCGAGACAAGGTGGACATCCACTTCCTCTCCCCGCTGTCCCGCGTGTTCCCTCTAGAGCCCGTGAACCCGGTCGTCGAACAGGTGTTCGCGAAGCACCACATCCGCTCCACGATTTTCTTCAACACGGAGTCCATCGACACGGAGAAGAAGACGGTCAACTCGATCGAGGGGGAGTCGATCCCCTTCGACCTCCTCATCATGGTCCCGCCCCACCGTGGGGCCAAGGTCGTCGAGGACAGCGGCCTCGGGGACCGCGGAGGTTGGCTCCCGACGGACAAGTTCACCCTCCGGACGAAGGCCCACTCCGACATCTTCGCCCTCGGGGACTGCACGGACGTCCCCGTGTCCAAGAGCGGTGCCGCGGCGCACTTCCAGGCCAAGGTCATCGCGCAGTCCATCGTGGCGGACCTCCGCGGCGAGCCCGCGACCGCGAAGTACGACGGGCACGTGATGTGCTACTGCGACGCGGGATACCACAAGGGGATCAGCATGTCCTTCGACTACGAGCACCCACCCGTGCCGCCGCCCCTGGGCCTCAAAGACTGGATGGGCAAGCGCTTCCTGAACCGGGCGTACTGGCTGCTCGTGCCCGCGGGACGCGTCTGA
- a CDS encoding CBS domain-containing protein — MVFVRDVMTKDVIVADPEWTVFDAAKKMAAKRIGGLVVVRADRPIGLVTERDVLWKVTAKEKNPKKVLVREIMASPVVTVAPLSTLRAAARIMIGHNVRRLVVTRLDHVEGIVTARDVVSGFLETWARARRRTISKG; from the coding sequence ATGGTCTTCGTGCGGGACGTCATGACGAAGGACGTGATCGTCGCGGACCCGGAATGGACCGTCTTCGACGCCGCCAAGAAGATGGCCGCCAAGCGGATCGGCGGACTGGTCGTCGTCCGCGCGGATCGGCCGATCGGTCTGGTCACGGAGCGGGACGTCCTCTGGAAGGTCACCGCGAAGGAGAAGAACCCGAAGAAGGTCCTCGTGCGGGAGATCATGGCGTCGCCCGTCGTCACGGTCGCGCCCCTCTCAACGCTCCGCGCCGCGGCACGGATCATGATCGGGCACAACGTCCGGCGCCTCGTGGTCACCCGCCTCGACCACGTAGAGGGAATCGTCACCGCGCGCGACGTGGTGAGCGGCTTCCTCGAGACGTGGGCCCGGGCTCGGCGGCGGACGATCTCCAAGGGATGA